Proteins encoded together in one Oncorhynchus nerka isolate Pitt River linkage group LG19, Oner_Uvic_2.0, whole genome shotgun sequence window:
- the LOC115147035 gene encoding protein phosphatase 1 regulatory subunit 14B-like, translated as MATLTSQDSTAQARVYFQTPPGTEDSEVVQKQGRVTVKYDRKELRKRLNLEEWIIEQLTDLYDCEEEEIPELEIDVDELLDMPTDGDRATRVKGLLVDCYKPTDDFVTALLEKVKGLQKLSTPPKKNEKSSP; from the exons ATGGCGACGTTAACAAGCCAGGATTCAACCGCTCAAGCGAGGGTTTATTTCCAAACGCCTCCCGGTACCGAGGATTCAGAAGTCGTCCAGAAGCAAGGCCGGGTAACCGTGAAATACGATAGAAAAGAGCTGAGGAAGCGACTCAATTTAGAGGAGTGGATAATTGAGCAGTTAACGGATTTATACGACTGTGAG GAGGAGGAGATTCCAGAGTTGGAGATTGATGTGGATGAGCTGTTGGATATGCCCACTGATGGAGACCGGGCAACCAGGGTCAAG GGTTTGCTGGTTGACTGTTACAAACCTACAGAT GACTTTGTCACGGCTCTCCTAGAGAAGGTTAAAGGTCTGCAGAAACTCAGCACTCCGCCCAAAAAGAATGAAAAATCTTCTCCTTAG